From the Lancefieldella sp. Marseille-Q7238 genome, one window contains:
- the xseA gene encoding exodeoxyribonuclease VII large subunit translates to MTWTVPDASVKERKEPEPLSVSEAIIVIKENIATIPLLTVVGEVSGFRGPNARSGHCYFDLKDASASMAAIVWKGIYLASGVKLRDGMKVQVTGRYDVYKGSGKLSFVATSLTVAGEGDLRQKVAELAKKLEREGLMDEDHKRSIPRFCTRIGVVTSLSGSVIEDVKRTLARRNPLVEIEVTGAAVQGEHAPATIVRALGVAASTNPDAILLVRGGGSFEDLMCFNDESVARAVAASPVPVISGIGHEPDVTIVDMVSDRRTSTPTAAAESVAPSISELQMAFNDRVSRLAGAMEAILSEYAQVTEGASRRADLAVQNNLRQWRIRFEALAERKCLSDPMYLFVSRRTDLLQTEQRLHDALPLALERKKQMLGHASERLQTVGTKLLVPYEGQLGVMAGKLEALSPLKVLGRGYALAVDSCGHVLKRSRDVQAGQTIEVRLAEGSLAARVTEVAE, encoded by the coding sequence ATGACTTGGACTGTACCGGACGCCTCCGTTAAGGAAAGAAAAGAGCCCGAGCCGCTTTCTGTTTCCGAAGCTATTATCGTCATCAAAGAAAATATCGCTACCATTCCGCTGTTGACGGTAGTGGGAGAGGTAAGCGGCTTCAGGGGTCCAAACGCTCGCAGCGGCCACTGTTACTTTGACCTCAAGGACGCAAGCGCCAGCATGGCGGCTATCGTATGGAAGGGTATCTATCTTGCCAGCGGCGTTAAGCTTCGCGATGGCATGAAGGTGCAGGTTACTGGTCGCTATGACGTCTACAAGGGCTCCGGCAAGCTTTCCTTTGTAGCAACGTCTCTTACCGTTGCTGGTGAGGGAGATTTGCGGCAAAAAGTCGCCGAGCTTGCAAAGAAGCTTGAGCGAGAAGGACTGATGGATGAGGACCACAAGCGTTCTATCCCTCGCTTTTGTACACGCATTGGCGTGGTGACGTCTCTTTCCGGCAGCGTTATAGAGGATGTCAAACGTACGCTTGCACGGCGCAATCCTCTCGTTGAGATTGAGGTGACGGGCGCCGCCGTACAAGGCGAGCATGCACCCGCAACCATTGTTCGCGCTCTTGGTGTTGCGGCATCCACAAACCCTGACGCCATACTACTTGTTCGAGGTGGCGGATCGTTTGAAGATCTCATGTGCTTTAACGATGAGTCAGTCGCTCGCGCAGTCGCCGCGTCGCCGGTACCCGTCATTAGCGGCATCGGCCATGAGCCCGATGTCACTATTGTGGATATGGTGTCAGACCGGCGTACGTCAACGCCAACGGCCGCGGCTGAGTCGGTGGCGCCGTCCATCAGTGAGCTTCAGATGGCCTTCAACGATCGCGTATCCCGGCTTGCAGGAGCTATGGAGGCGATTCTTTCCGAATATGCCCAGGTGACAGAAGGTGCTTCTCGCCGTGCGGATCTTGCTGTACAAAACAACCTTCGGCAGTGGCGGATTCGTTTTGAGGCTTTGGCTGAGCGGAAGTGTCTTTCCGATCCGATGTATCTGTTTGTTTCGCGTCGGACTGATCTGCTTCAGACGGAGCAGCGACTGCATGACGCGCTTCCGCTGGCGTTGGAAAGAAAGAAACAGATGCTAGGACATGCATCCGAGCGCCTGCAGACAGTAGGTACAAAGCTGCTTGTTCCGTATGAAGGGCAGCTTGGCGTTATGGCGGGCAAGCTCGAGGCGCTTTCGCCTCTGAAAGTCTTGGGACGCGGCTACGCGCTTGCCGTTGATAGCTGCGGACATGTCCTCAAGCGGTCGCGTGACGTTCAGGCGGGCCAAACCATAGAGGTGCGCCTTGCCGAAGGCTCGCTTGCGGCGCGTGTGACAGAAGTTGCAGAATAA
- a CDS encoding zinc metallopeptidase produces MYYYGGSDMFYWVLVLGSLALGGLAQLYIHSMYKKWSRVSSGIQGTGADVARRMLDDEGAKNVGIERIEGNLTDNYDPRSNVLHLSDANFEESSVASIAVACHEAGHAVQTARGFWPARLRSALVPVVNLASAAWIYVFIAGVWFRIAGATQIAILLYAATVLFQIVTLPVEIDASRRGLAYLGTHVPSTFNKNGARQVLVAAALTYVAAALVSAIQLLYLISNSRSRD; encoded by the coding sequence ATGTATTACTACGGTGGTTCGGACATGTTTTATTGGGTGCTTGTGCTGGGGTCTTTGGCGCTTGGCGGCTTAGCTCAGCTGTACATCCACAGCATGTATAAGAAATGGTCGCGAGTTTCCTCTGGCATACAGGGCACGGGCGCCGATGTGGCGCGGCGTATGCTTGACGACGAGGGCGCAAAAAACGTTGGCATTGAGCGCATCGAGGGCAATCTTACGGACAATTATGACCCGCGCAGCAACGTCTTGCATCTCTCCGATGCAAACTTTGAAGAAAGCTCGGTAGCGTCTATCGCGGTTGCCTGTCACGAGGCCGGACACGCGGTGCAGACGGCGCGCGGCTTTTGGCCTGCCCGCTTGCGCTCTGCGCTAGTTCCTGTAGTCAACCTCGCCTCGGCAGCGTGGATCTACGTTTTTATCGCCGGCGTATGGTTTAGGATTGCCGGCGCGACGCAGATAGCTATTTTGCTGTATGCCGCAACTGTGCTCTTCCAAATTGTGACGCTGCCGGTTGAGATTGACGCGTCAAGGCGCGGTCTTGCCTATTTGGGCACCCATGTTCCTTCGACGTTCAATAAGAATGGCGCTCGACAAGTGCTGGTGGCTGCCGCTCTGACCTATGTGGCTGCCGCGCTCGTGTCCGCAATTCAGTTGCTCTATCTGATTTCAAATAGCCGTAGCAGGGATTAA
- the rnd gene encoding ribonuclease D, producing the protein MYISTQEELASFCARAAHARVLAVDTEFLREKTYYPQLCLVQVSTGEEIAAIDPLRINNLSPLKALLEDEAIIKVIHACSQDLEVLLEGMNCACAPVFDTQLAAAFLGMRQQASYASVVERYTGVHLAKAESLTDWSRRPLDPEQLTYAEDDVRYLPDIYRQMYDRLVKTDRLGWLMPEMNDYTAIEHFRRDPREAYLHLKRSSSLTRRQMAIAREVCAWREALAARRNVPRKWILSDEVLVELCRRVPGTPEKLHKIRGTESLSQESVSKLLHAIRRGKELPAELCPAIEHHTRPAMGAEGVIDLMYALVKIVAEKEGIAPQLIANKGDLADLLAQKEDAKLAGSWRFEVVGKELLGLLAGEVGLTVKNGRVELL; encoded by the coding sequence TTGTATATATCTACGCAAGAAGAACTTGCTTCGTTTTGTGCCCGAGCCGCGCATGCGCGTGTGCTCGCTGTTGACACGGAGTTTCTCCGCGAGAAAACCTATTATCCGCAGCTGTGCCTTGTACAGGTTTCAACTGGAGAGGAGATTGCGGCGATAGACCCTCTGCGCATCAACAATCTCTCTCCGCTCAAGGCACTTCTCGAAGATGAAGCCATCATAAAGGTTATCCATGCCTGTTCACAGGATCTTGAGGTGCTCCTTGAGGGTATGAATTGCGCCTGCGCGCCGGTTTTTGACACGCAGCTCGCAGCGGCGTTTTTAGGCATGCGCCAACAGGCGAGTTACGCCTCTGTGGTTGAGCGTTATACCGGTGTTCACCTGGCTAAGGCGGAATCTCTGACGGATTGGTCGCGGCGGCCCCTCGATCCCGAACAGCTCACCTATGCCGAGGATGACGTTCGGTATCTGCCGGATATCTACCGTCAAATGTATGACCGTCTCGTTAAGACGGACCGCCTGGGATGGCTTATGCCCGAGATGAACGACTACACCGCCATTGAGCACTTCAGGCGCGACCCGCGCGAGGCCTATCTGCATCTCAAACGGTCAAGTTCGTTGACCAGAAGACAGATGGCTATAGCAAGGGAGGTATGTGCGTGGCGAGAAGCCCTTGCCGCCCGGCGCAACGTCCCGCGCAAATGGATCCTCTCCGATGAGGTGTTGGTGGAACTGTGCCGCCGCGTGCCGGGTACGCCCGAGAAGCTCCATAAGATCCGTGGGACGGAATCTCTCTCGCAAGAGTCTGTGAGTAAGCTTTTGCATGCTATCAGAAGGGGAAAAGAGCTTCCTGCAGAGCTCTGTCCGGCCATTGAGCACCACACCCGTCCCGCCATGGGAGCTGAGGGTGTTATCGACCTCATGTACGCGCTGGTCAAGATTGTGGCCGAAAAAGAGGGGATAGCCCCTCAGCTGATTGCCAATAAGGGAGATCTGGCGGATCTCTTGGCGCAAAAAGAGGACGCGAAGCTTGCGGGCAGCTGGCGGTTTGAAGTGGTTGGCAAAGAGCTTCTCGGTCTGCTTGCAGGTGAAGTGGGCCTTACCGTCAAAAATGGTCGCGTGGAGCTTCTCTAA
- a CDS encoding diacylglycerol kinase family protein, whose translation MRSLIIHNPQSGFGSDAVYEFERALLEGGDECVMRIMDDSWIPQQAVLDAESFDRIIISGGDGTVAHLMYALRGSSVPVCVFPSGTANLICASIGNAHEPAALALAVRRGHTTKLDLGEISWISETGVAHTHGIALMAGSGLDAQLMRTAIPHKKIFGEAAYFTAALSNLTPDVQTFTITVDGITHERQGIACLIANSAKFQADIELLPGVRMDDGLLSVIVLETKMTAELVKPLFTGIFDRSGKTLGRPHIEGFHGREIHIEISSPIPVEVDGEVFPDEAHALDARVLPKACTVIVDSMSPYAQQ comes from the coding sequence ATGCGTTCCCTTATCATTCATAATCCACAATCCGGATTCGGCTCCGACGCCGTATATGAGTTCGAGCGAGCGCTGCTTGAGGGTGGCGATGAATGCGTTATGCGCATCATGGATGATTCCTGGATACCTCAGCAAGCCGTCCTTGATGCGGAATCATTTGACCGTATCATCATTTCAGGCGGCGATGGAACAGTTGCCCATCTGATGTATGCGCTTCGCGGAAGCAGCGTTCCCGTATGCGTCTTTCCTTCCGGCACGGCAAACCTGATTTGCGCAAGTATCGGCAACGCTCACGAGCCAGCCGCTCTCGCGCTTGCGGTCAGGCGTGGACACACAACGAAGCTTGACCTTGGCGAAATTTCATGGATCTCCGAGACTGGCGTCGCTCACACGCACGGCATCGCCCTCATGGCGGGCAGCGGCCTTGACGCCCAGCTTATGCGTACTGCTATCCCGCACAAAAAGATCTTCGGAGAGGCAGCCTACTTCACCGCTGCCCTTTCCAATCTCACTCCAGATGTTCAGACATTCACAATCACCGTTGACGGCATCACGCATGAGCGCCAAGGAATCGCCTGCCTGATAGCAAACAGCGCCAAGTTCCAGGCGGATATTGAGCTTCTTCCGGGAGTTCGTATGGACGATGGGCTCCTCAGCGTCATCGTTCTTGAAACCAAAATGACAGCTGAGTTGGTGAAGCCTCTCTTTACCGGCATTTTTGATCGCAGCGGGAAAACGCTGGGACGCCCCCATATCGAGGGCTTTCACGGACGAGAAATTCACATTGAGATATCCTCACCCATTCCCGTTGAAGTCGACGGAGAGGTCTTTCCCGACGAGGCTCACGCACTTGACGCGCGAGTGCTACCAAAGGCGTGTACAGTCATTGTTGACTCCATGAGTCCGTACGCGCAGCAATAA
- a CDS encoding HD domain-containing protein — translation MVEIAEIREKFDELARPTLQSGRLYQLAAFVQHGTTTTLDHVIAVAYTSLFTALSSGMQVNEGELVRGALLHDYYLYDWHDCKAAPDKWHGFTHPRHALNNARADFPDLSPLEQDIILHHMFPLVPIPPRSKEAWIVSACDKLCSSAETMFGNPYAKGGR, via the coding sequence TTGGTAGAGATTGCCGAAATACGCGAGAAGTTCGATGAGCTTGCACGCCCGACCCTGCAGTCGGGACGCCTGTATCAGCTGGCGGCTTTTGTGCAGCACGGCACCACCACCACGCTCGACCACGTCATTGCCGTCGCGTATACCAGCCTGTTTACAGCGCTTTCAAGCGGAATGCAGGTCAACGAGGGCGAGCTGGTGCGCGGAGCTCTGCTTCACGACTACTACCTCTACGACTGGCATGATTGCAAGGCCGCTCCCGACAAATGGCATGGATTCACTCATCCCCGCCACGCGCTCAATAACGCCCGAGCGGATTTTCCCGATCTGTCTCCTCTTGAACAAGACATTATCCTGCACCATATGTTTCCGCTGGTTCCCATTCCGCCACGCAGCAAAGAAGCGTGGATTGTCTCGGCCTGCGACAAACTGTGTTCGTCAGCCGAAACGATGTTTGGCAACCCCTACGCAAAAGGCGGTCGCTAA
- a CDS encoding putative ABC transporter permease, translated as MESIIAAFSGLLAVDLGWGILRQMIPQVILMFAIISVGGWIYETAYCSLVEHGFSRRGFLFGPSCPIYGVGAVSVWITLGSLDNPVLVFVLGGLMATILEYSTGLILERRFHRTWWDYSMFRYNIKGRICPQASLVFGAFSVVTVFFIAPGLLSLFSLVPIDTLNILAGIVGLAYFIDTAASLIYLTPAGSARTALLAQEIRTHIRSRM; from the coding sequence ATGGAGTCGATTATCGCTGCTTTTTCGGGTCTTCTCGCCGTTGATCTTGGGTGGGGCATCTTAAGGCAGATGATTCCCCAGGTTATCCTCATGTTTGCCATCATTTCGGTGGGAGGCTGGATATACGAAACCGCTTATTGCTCCTTGGTCGAGCACGGCTTTTCGCGCCGCGGCTTCCTCTTTGGCCCCAGCTGTCCTATCTACGGCGTCGGTGCGGTGTCCGTCTGGATTACGCTTGGAAGTCTCGACAATCCCGTGCTCGTCTTTGTCCTAGGTGGCCTCATGGCGACCATTCTGGAGTATTCCACAGGCCTTATCCTAGAGCGGCGCTTTCATCGCACGTGGTGGGACTACTCGATGTTTCGCTATAACATCAAGGGTCGCATCTGTCCGCAGGCCTCGCTTGTGTTTGGAGCGTTCTCCGTAGTGACAGTCTTTTTTATCGCTCCGGGACTACTGTCTTTGTTCTCGCTGGTTCCGATTGATACGCTAAATATCCTAGCTGGCATTGTCGGACTTGCCTACTTTATCGATACCGCAGCGAGCCTGATCTACCTCACGCCCGCCGGCTCCGCGCGAACGGCTCTTCTTGCCCAAGAGATTCGCACGCATATTCGCTCTCGCATGTAA
- a CDS encoding acyl-ACP thioesterase domain-containing protein, giving the protein MYTLESRVRYSECNETGTLSLVSAMNYLQDCSSFHSESIGRGFDVLAHEGLAWVLAAWQIEITRLPRFGEKITVGTWAYDLSGLSASRCFVIRDHTGASVLRAESTWYMIDTVAGKVTRIPQSEQAYLDGTPRLAMPPMPKRISLKGSAQSAPHILVTQQHLDTNRHVNNAQYVMMALDALGETGQTCCGLHRIIVQYRRQAHLDDSITPRIFRDEAGISVSLDDTAGKAYAIVRLEDK; this is encoded by the coding sequence ATGTATACCCTTGAAAGCCGTGTCCGCTACAGTGAGTGTAACGAAACGGGCACGTTGTCGCTTGTCAGCGCTATGAACTACCTTCAGGACTGCTCGTCATTTCACTCCGAAAGCATCGGCCGCGGCTTTGATGTGTTGGCTCACGAAGGCCTGGCGTGGGTTCTCGCCGCGTGGCAGATAGAAATAACCCGACTTCCCCGCTTTGGCGAGAAAATCACCGTTGGCACATGGGCGTACGATCTGAGCGGACTTTCGGCATCACGCTGCTTTGTTATACGCGACCATACGGGCGCTTCTGTGCTGCGTGCTGAGTCCACGTGGTACATGATTGATACCGTCGCCGGCAAAGTTACCCGCATTCCCCAAAGCGAACAGGCCTACCTGGACGGAACGCCCCGCCTTGCAATGCCACCGATGCCCAAGCGTATTTCTCTGAAGGGCTCGGCGCAGAGCGCCCCGCACATACTCGTCACGCAGCAACATCTCGACACCAACCGGCATGTCAATAATGCCCAGTACGTCATGATGGCGCTCGACGCTTTAGGCGAGACCGGCCAGACTTGCTGTGGGCTGCATCGCATCATCGTGCAGTACCGCCGCCAGGCTCACCTTGATGACAGCATCACGCCTCGCATTTTCCGTGATGAAGCAGGTATCAGCGTTTCCCTTGACGACACAGCCGGCAAAGCATATGCGATAGTTCGTCTGGAGGACAAATAA
- a CDS encoding (deoxy)nucleoside triphosphate pyrophosphohydrolase, with amino-acid sequence MTEKNNASGRPATSAKHAKPTTSATSTKPAKHVVAAIIYRDNTILAACRSEDQDQGGLWEFAGGKIEAGESPETALRREIREELGAELQLILPYDTVDYNYPEFHLCMEVFICTLAPGEEPRKLIHSELRWLSPSELLDVAWLPADENLVMTLGTLWDDIFESQHL; translated from the coding sequence ATGACCGAGAAGAACAACGCGTCCGGCAGGCCTGCCACATCTGCTAAACACGCCAAACCTACCACGTCTGCCACATCCACCAAACCTGCCAAACACGTTGTCGCCGCCATCATCTACCGCGACAATACCATTCTGGCCGCATGCCGCTCTGAAGACCAGGATCAAGGCGGTCTTTGGGAGTTTGCCGGCGGAAAGATTGAGGCCGGCGAGTCACCTGAAACTGCTCTGCGTCGTGAGATTCGTGAAGAACTTGGCGCTGAGCTGCAGCTTATTCTTCCTTATGACACGGTCGACTATAACTATCCCGAGTTTCATCTTTGCATGGAAGTTTTCATTTGCACCCTGGCGCCTGGCGAAGAGCCGCGCAAGCTCATCCACTCAGAGCTTCGCTGGCTTTCTCCAAGCGAGCTTCTCGATGTCGCATGGCTTCCGGCCGACGAGAATCTCGTCATGACACTCGGCACCCTTTGGGATGACATTTTTGAGAGTCAGCATCTGTAA
- the thyA gene encoding thymidylate synthase, translating into MSKADDIFITMCSDIIEHGTTTEGEKVRPHWEDGTPAYTIKKFGVCNRYDLRKEFPALTLRRTALKSAMDEILWIYQKKSNNVHDLNSHIWDAWADETGSIGKAYGYQVGQISHYADGDFDQMDRVLRDLRENPFSRRIMTNLYTFADLSEMNLYPCAFNAIYNVTQESGAEKPTLNLLLVQRSQDILAANNWNVCQYAILLMMVAQVSGMQAGELVHMISDAHIYDRHVDIVKELISRPTFDAPKVSLNPNVTNFYDFTTDDLIVEDYQHGPQVKNIPIAV; encoded by the coding sequence ATGAGCAAAGCTGACGACATTTTTATCACAATGTGCTCGGATATCATTGAGCACGGCACCACCACTGAAGGAGAGAAGGTTCGCCCGCATTGGGAGGACGGGACTCCAGCGTATACGATTAAGAAATTTGGCGTCTGCAACCGCTATGACCTGCGTAAAGAGTTTCCCGCTTTGACGCTCAGGCGTACCGCCCTCAAGAGTGCTATGGACGAAATTCTCTGGATCTACCAGAAGAAATCCAACAATGTTCATGACCTGAACTCTCACATTTGGGACGCGTGGGCGGACGAGACGGGCTCCATTGGCAAAGCATACGGTTATCAGGTGGGTCAGATATCTCACTATGCTGATGGCGATTTTGACCAGATGGATCGGGTGCTGCGCGATCTCCGCGAAAATCCGTTCAGCCGACGCATCATGACCAACCTGTACACGTTCGCGGATCTTTCTGAGATGAATCTCTATCCGTGCGCGTTCAACGCCATCTACAATGTCACGCAGGAATCGGGCGCCGAAAAGCCTACGCTAAACCTGCTGCTGGTGCAGCGCAGCCAGGATATTCTCGCTGCCAACAACTGGAACGTCTGTCAGTACGCTATCTTGCTCATGATGGTGGCGCAAGTCAGCGGGATGCAGGCCGGCGAGCTGGTGCATATGATTTCCGACGCTCACATCTACGACCGCCACGTTGATATCGTTAAAGAATTGATTTCTCGCCCGACCTTTGACGCGCCAAAGGTCAGCCTGAACCCTAACGTTACCAATTTCTACGACTTCACCACTGATGATCTTATTGTCGAGGATTATCAGCACGGGCCGCAGGTCAAAAACATTCCGATTGCTGTTTAG
- a CDS encoding dihydrofolate reductase, with product MNAIVSVTRNWGIGCDGDLLIPNKADMKYFVEHTRGCTVIMGRRTFESFPGGPLKGRRNIVITRDLSWTHDGVEVVSSPAAALSLVASEPSEKVWLIGGASVYRAMLPNCTFAFVTKHDIEVPADSYFPDLDADPAWRVVAIEKGGVTPEGVAFEFVTYEQVK from the coding sequence ATGAATGCGATTGTTTCCGTAACGCGCAATTGGGGCATTGGGTGCGATGGAGATTTGCTCATCCCCAATAAAGCGGACATGAAGTACTTTGTTGAGCACACCCGTGGATGCACGGTCATCATGGGGCGGCGCACCTTTGAGAGTTTTCCCGGCGGGCCTTTGAAAGGGCGGCGCAACATCGTCATCACCCGAGATTTGTCTTGGACGCACGACGGCGTTGAGGTCGTCTCATCCCCTGCGGCGGCGCTGTCTCTTGTCGCCTCAGAGCCAAGCGAGAAGGTCTGGCTTATCGGGGGCGCCTCTGTGTATCGGGCGATGCTTCCCAACTGCACATTCGCTTTTGTAACGAAACACGACATTGAGGTTCCGGCTGACTCATACTTTCCCGATTTGGACGCCGACCCGGCGTGGCGTGTTGTTGCTATCGAGAAGGGCGGCGTGACTCCCGAAGGTGTGGCTTTCGAATTTGTCACATACGAGCAGGTGAAGTAA
- the adhE gene encoding bifunctional acetaldehyde-CoA/alcohol dehydrogenase, with product MTKKATKIEDVETLHTRLAEMREAQAEFATFSQEQVDKIFYEAALAAEKARIPLARMAVEETGMGVMEDKVIKNHYAAEYIFNKYKHMKTCGVVEEDKAGGYKVVAEPMGIVAAVIPTTNPTSTAVFKSLLALKTRNAILISPHPRAKGCTIEAARIVRDAAEKAGCPKGIIDWVPSPTIELTAAVMGNADIILATGGPGMVNAAYSSGKPALGVGPGNTPAIIDDTADIKLAVNSIIHSKTFDNGMICASEQSVTVLDGVYDEVKKEFAARGCYFLKGKELDAVRKTVIINGAVNAGIVGKSAHFIAETAGVKVPEGTKVLIGEVTSVEPSEEMAHEKLSPVLGMYRAKNFDDALAKAARLVADGGYGHTSSLYVDVNETEKIQKHYEAMKTCRILINTPSSQGGIGDLYNFKMTPSLTLGCGTWGGNSVSGNVGPQHLLNYKSVAERRENMLWLRTPEKVYFKKGCMPVALRELKEVYDKKRAFIVTDQFLYKSGFTKKIEESLDEMGIVHSSFWDVAPDPTLQCALEGLARLRAFEPDCIIAIGGGSAMDAGKIMWSMYENPDENFEDMSADFMDIRKRVYNFPKMGKKAFFVAIPTSSGTGSEVTPFAIITDADTGVKWPVTDYELMPNMAIVDTDNMMTQPKGLTSASGIDVLTHCLEAYVSMMASDYTDGMALRGMKLVFDYLPRAYENPNDVEARDHMANASCLGGLAFANAFLGVNHSMAHKLGAFHHIPHGWANAVILTRVMRYNASERPAKMGTFPQYDHPHTLTRYAEAGRYCGVEGKDDQEVFEKFIAKIEELKAFIGVKETIKDYGVDEKYFLDTLDAMSEQAFNDQCTGANPRYPLISEIKELYLDSYYNREAKSYDV from the coding sequence ATGACAAAGAAAGCAACAAAGATTGAGGATGTTGAGACTTTGCACACTCGTCTCGCAGAGATGCGCGAGGCACAGGCAGAGTTTGCAACATTTTCCCAGGAGCAGGTCGACAAGATTTTTTATGAGGCCGCTCTTGCCGCCGAGAAGGCGCGCATTCCTCTCGCACGCATGGCCGTTGAAGAGACCGGCATGGGTGTCATGGAGGATAAGGTTATTAAAAACCACTATGCTGCCGAGTATATCTTCAACAAGTACAAGCATATGAAAACATGCGGCGTTGTTGAGGAAGACAAAGCTGGCGGTTATAAGGTTGTCGCGGAGCCTATGGGTATTGTCGCGGCGGTTATTCCTACGACCAACCCCACGTCTACGGCAGTTTTCAAATCTCTTCTCGCCCTTAAGACGCGCAACGCCATCCTGATCTCGCCGCACCCACGCGCGAAGGGCTGCACCATTGAGGCCGCCCGCATCGTGCGTGACGCTGCCGAGAAGGCAGGCTGCCCCAAGGGCATTATCGATTGGGTCCCAAGCCCCACTATTGAGCTTACCGCGGCCGTTATGGGCAATGCCGACATTATCTTGGCTACCGGTGGCCCCGGCATGGTCAACGCCGCCTATTCTTCAGGCAAGCCTGCACTTGGCGTTGGCCCCGGCAATACCCCTGCCATTATTGATGACACTGCCGATATCAAGCTTGCCGTCAACTCCATCATTCACTCAAAGACCTTTGACAACGGTATGATTTGCGCTTCAGAGCAGTCCGTGACCGTTCTTGACGGCGTCTACGATGAGGTTAAGAAAGAGTTTGCTGCGCGCGGCTGCTACTTCCTTAAGGGCAAGGAGCTCGACGCCGTTCGTAAGACCGTCATCATCAACGGTGCGGTTAATGCCGGTATCGTGGGTAAGTCCGCTCACTTCATCGCCGAGACCGCTGGTGTTAAGGTTCCCGAGGGCACCAAGGTTCTTATCGGTGAAGTTACGTCTGTCGAGCCTTCTGAAGAGATGGCGCATGAGAAACTCTCTCCGGTTCTCGGCATGTATCGCGCTAAGAACTTTGACGACGCACTCGCTAAGGCCGCGCGTCTGGTTGCCGACGGTGGTTATGGTCACACATCTTCTCTTTACGTTGATGTTAACGAGACCGAGAAGATCCAAAAGCACTACGAGGCCATGAAGACCTGCCGTATCCTCATTAACACGCCTTCTTCTCAGGGCGGCATCGGCGATCTTTACAACTTCAAGATGACTCCGTCTTTGACGCTGGGCTGCGGCACCTGGGGCGGCAACTCCGTTTCCGGAAATGTTGGCCCCCAGCACCTGCTGAACTACAAGTCTGTCGCAGAGAGGCGTGAGAATATGCTTTGGCTCCGTACCCCCGAGAAGGTCTACTTCAAGAAGGGCTGCATGCCGGTTGCCCTGCGCGAGCTCAAGGAAGTTTACGACAAGAAGCGCGCCTTCATCGTTACCGACCAGTTCCTCTACAAGTCCGGCTTCACTAAGAAGATTGAAGAGTCCCTCGATGAGATGGGCATCGTTCATTCTTCGTTCTGGGATGTCGCTCCCGACCCAACGCTTCAGTGCGCTCTTGAAGGTCTTGCTCGCCTGCGCGCCTTTGAGCCCGATTGCATTATCGCCATCGGCGGTGGATCTGCCATGGATGCAGGTAAGATTATGTGGTCCATGTACGAGAACCCGGACGAGAACTTTGAGGACATGTCCGCTGACTTCATGGATATCCGCAAGCGCGTCTACAACTTCCCTAAGATGGGCAAGAAGGCGTTTTTCGTCGCTATCCCAACCTCTTCCGGTACCGGTTCCGAGGTTACGCCGTTTGCCATCATTACCGATGCCGACACCGGCGTAAAGTGGCCCGTTACCGACTACGAGCTCATGCCCAACATGGCCATCGTTGATACCGACAACATGATGACGCAGCCTAAGGGTCTGACTTCCGCTTCCGGTATTGACGTTTTGACGCACTGCCTTGAGGCCTACGTCTCCATGATGGCTTCCGACTACACCGACGGCATGGCACTGCGCGGTATGAAGCTTGTCTTTGATTACCTGCCGCGTGCCTATGAGAATCCCAATGACGTTGAGGCACGCGATCACATGGCTAACGCTTCCTGCCTTGGTGGTCTTGCCTTTGCGAATGCGTTCCTTGGCGTGAACCACTCCATGGCGCACAAGCTGGGCGCTTTCCACCACATTCCGCACGGCTGGGCAAACGCCGTCATCCTGACTCGCGTCATGCGCTACAACGCTTCCGAGCGTCCGGCCAAGATGGGCACCTTCCCGCAGTATGATCACCCGCATACACTGACACGCTACGCTGAAGCTGGACGCTATTGCGGCGTTGAGGGCAAGGACGACCAGGAGGTCTTTGAGAAGTTCATCGCAAAGATTGAAGAGCTCAAGGCTTTCATCGGCGTTAAGGAAACCATTAAGGATTATGGCGTTGACGAGAAGTACTTCCTTGATACGCTTGATGCCATGTCCGAACAGGCCTTTAACGATCAGTGCACCGGTGCCAACCCGCGCTATCCGCTGATTTCCGAGATCAAGGAGCTGTACCTGGACTCCTACTACAACCGTGAGGCAAAGAGCTACGACGTCTAG